One part of the Nematostella vectensis chromosome 8, jaNemVect1.1, whole genome shotgun sequence genome encodes these proteins:
- the LOC125570193 gene encoding uncharacterized protein K02A2.6-like has translation MSVIGQLREFDRQKESFEAYIERLENFMKANGVRKENEVAVLLTAIGPETYGLLRNLLTPEKPDTKTYKDLVDILSGHLHPKPLVIAERFNFHNRFRHDSETVADFGAQLKKLSTHCEFGTFQDEALRDRFVCGLRQEAIQRKLLTEKTLTFAKALEIAQSMEMAESKSSELKGSGSSGSGCVEEVHQLGKKPQKHKKFTQNKGGKPKTACHRCGSAEHDGKSCKYKKYKCDNCGKVGHLKRVCQSKECKETKYVEVSVDNDQEDESLGFFSTREPSSKAVTVTITVNGKEIPMEVDTGAARTVIPEKLFKENFGHLKLKNASTSLKTYSGSVLPLIGETEVLVEYEGQSAKLPLIVAKVESKPAILGRNWLSVVKLNWEHLFSVSSSDLVHELTARFKGVFGTGLGKIKEFQARINVQPEATPRFHKARPVPYALKPAVEAELDRMEKEGIVTKVSHSEWAAPLVVVPKADGGVRLCGDYKVTVNPVLDVDQYPLPNPQDLLSALAGGTKFSKLDLKHAYQQLPLGEESKKFLTVNTCKGLYQYNRLPFGVASAPAVFQSTIDTILKGIDGVVCYIDDILITGRNDQEHKARLEAVLERLEKYGISLKLSKCSFLEDRVGFLGHVIDAEGVHPSPEKVRAVVDAPAPTNVTELRSFLGMLQYYGKFLPNLSTLLHPLNNLLRDGVEWSWLPECEQAFTSAKELLQSAKVLTHYDVNLPIKLACDASPYGIGAVISHVMPGGEERPIAFASRTLTGSEKNYAQLEKEALSIIYGVKKFHQFLYGRRFILETDHKPLLTILGPKSAIPTLAAARLQRWALILASHQYDVVYRKGVDHSNADGLSRLPVDKPRVSEETEIYHFSYVDDLPVTARDIAMETRKDSVLSKVLHYVKSGWPQQTQEEELRPYFNRRLELSVEQDCVLWGLRVIIPEAFQEKILHDLHADHPGMCRMKSLARSYLWWPKLDQAIENMVHHCEACQSVRKQPATAPLIPWKWPVRVWQRVHMDYAVKDGVNFFVVVDAHSKWPEIIATSSTTAPKTIEMLAGLFASHGLPEEMVSDNGPPFISSELDMFMKSNGIRHTRVPRYHPASNGEAERYVQTLKQALLTSKFDQGKPLQQRLSSFLFSYRNTPHTVTGQTPAELFLKRKPRTRLALLQPNLAQHVEERQMKEKQQHDGGRTKTREFLPGDIVLVRNFRGKHKWDKGTVILRIGPLAYQIRIGGRMCHVHVDHLLAAGDAEHTSPPTTATAMTGSGFVLPSTPVVSSKPILPEPEVTPLPEVSPKSSETVVPTCTTESPPDVASTPVRRYPRRTPKPVVRLDL, from the coding sequence CGAGGTAGCTGTCTTGCTCACTGCAATAGGTCCTGAAACGTACGGACTGTTGAGGAATCTTTTGACTCCGGAAAAACCTGACACCAAGACATATAAAGATCTTGTGGATATTTTGAGTGGCCATTTGCATCCGAAACCCTTGGTTATTGCCGAGCGATTCAATTTTCATAACCGGTTTCGTCACGACTCCGAAACAGTTGCGGACTTTGGCGCCCAACTAAAGAAGCTTTCAACTCACTGTGAGTTCGGAACTTTCCAAGATGAAGCTTTGAGAGACCGTTTTGTATGTGGTCTACGCCAGGAAGCGATTCAACGGAAACTTTTAACCGAGAAAACCTTGACGTTTGCGAAGGCTTTGGAGATCGCTCAGTCGATGGAAATGGCGGAATCGAAGTCGTCGGAATTGAAGGGCTCTGGATCGTCCGGATCGGGCTGCGTTGAAGAAGTTCATCAGCTTGGAAAAAAGCCACAGAAACACAAGAAATTCACACAGAACAAGGGAGGAAAGCCCAAAACAGCATGTCATCGTTGTGGCAGTGCTGAACATGATGGCAAATCCTGTAAATACAAGAAGTATAAGTGTGATAATTGTGGCAAAGTGGGTCACCTAAAGAGAGTCTGTCAGTCCAAGGAGTGCAAGGAAACCAAGTATGTTGAAGTTTCAGTGGACAATGACCAAGAAGATGAGTCATTGGGGTTCTTTTCAACTCGTGAACCCAGCAGCAAAGCAGTGACAGTAACTATCACTGTTAACGGAAAGGAAATTCCAATGGAAGTTGATACGGGAGCTGCACGCACAGTCATCCCTGAAAAGTTGTTCAAAGAGAATTTTGGACATTTGAAACTCAAGAATGCAAGTACCTCATTAAAGACTTATTCTGGATCAGTGTTACCTTTAATTGGTGAAACCGAAGTTCTAGTTGAGTACGAGGGTCAAAGTGCCAAGTTGCCTCTGATTGTGGCAAAAGTTGAGAGCAAACCAGCTATTCTGGGTCGTAATTGGCTCAGTGTTGTTAAGCTGAACTGGGAGCACCTTTTTAGTGTTTCTTCTTCTGATTTAGTTCATGAACTGACTGCACGGTTCAAGGGTGTTTTCGGTACGGGCCTGGGCAAAATCAAGGAGTTTCAAGCAAGAATCAATGTGCAACCTGAGGCCACGCCTAGGTTTCATAAGGCTCGCCCCGTGCCGTATGCCCTAAAGCCAGCAGTTGAAGCAGAGTTGGATCGCATGGAAAAGGAGGGGATCGTGACAAAAGTGTCCCATAGTGAGTGGGCTGCCCCGTTAGTGGTCGTCCCTAAGGCAGATGGTGGTGTTCGTTTGTGTGGAGACTACAAAGTTACGGTGAATCCAGTTTTGGACGTCGACCAATACCCTCTGCCTAACCCTCAAGATTTGCTCAGTGCTCTGGCAGGTGGTACCAAGTTTTCTAAACTTGACCTCAAGCATGCATATCAGCAACTGCCTCTTGGTGAGGAGTCCAAGAAGTTCCTCACTGTCAACACCTGTAAAGGGCTCTATCAGTATAATCGGTTGCCTTTTGGTGTCGCAAGCGCACCTGCTGTATTTCAATCTACTATTGACACCATTCTCAAGGGCATTGATGGTGTTGTTTGCTATATCGACGATATTTTGATCACTGGAAGGAATGACCAGGAACACAAAGCAAGATTAGAGGCGGTGCTGGAAAGACTTGAGAAATACGGAATTTCTCTCAAGTTGTCGAAATGCAGTTTCCTGGAGGACAGGGTCGGTTTTCTCGGTCATGTCATTGATGCCGAGGGTGTCCACCCTTCACCAGAGAAAGTTCGGGCTGTTGTGGATGCTCCTGCGCCAACTAATGTTACCGAGTTGAGATCTTTTCTGGGTATGTTACAGTACTACGGAAAATTTCTCCCGAACTTGTCAACATTGCTGCACCCGTTAAACAACCTCCTGCGGGACGGGGTTGAGTGGTCATGGCTGCCAGAATGCGAGCAAGCCTTCACCTCTGCAAAAGAGCTCCTGCAATCAGCGAAAGTCCTAACTCATTATGACGTCAATCTTCCAATTAAATTGGCTTGTGATGCATCACCCTATGGCATTGGAGCCGTTATTTCACACGTTATGCCAGGAGGCGAGGAGCGCCCCATTGCTTTTGCCTCAAGAACCCTCACTGGTAGTGAAAAGAATTATGCTCAGCTAGAGAAGGAAGCCCTGTCCATTATTTACGGAGTTAAAAAGTTCCACCAGTTTTTATATGGGCGACGATTTATTCTGGAGACCGACCATAAACCACTCCTAACAATCTTAGGGCCAAAGTCGGCAATTCCCACACTAGCTGCGGCTCGTCTTCAGAGGTGGGCTTTAATTTTAGCATCCCACCAGTATGATGTCGTTTACCGTAAAGGTGTCGATCACAGCAATGCGGATGGGCTGTCCAGACTTCCTGTTGATAAGCCTAGAGTTTCAGAGGAAACTGAAATTTATCATTTCAGTTATGTGGATGACCTACCTGTAACGGCAAGGGACATTGCTATGGAAACAAGAAAGGATTCTGTGTTAAGCAAGGTACTTCATTATGTGAAAAGTGGCTGGCCACAGCAGACACAGGAGGAGGAATTACGTCCTTATTTCAATCGTCGATTGGAACTGTCTGTGGAACAAGACTGTGTTCTCTGGGGTCTGCGGGTCATTATCCCAGAGGCATTTCAGGAGAAAATCCTGCATGATCTTCACGCAGATCACCCAGGTATGTGTCGCATGAAGTCTCTCGCACGCAGCTACCTGTGGTGGCCAAAGCTCGATCAGGCTATCGAGAACATGGTGCATCATTGTGAGGCCTGCCAGTCTGTTCGTAAGCAGCCTGCCACAGCACCTTTGATTCCATGGAAATGGCCTGTTAGAGTTTGGCAACGAGTGCACATGGATTATGCTGTTAAAGACGGAGTgaacttttttgttgttgtcgatGCACACTCAAAGTGGCCTGAGATTATTGCTACATCTTCCACTACGGCACCCAAGACCATTGAAATGCTGGCTGGTCTATTTGCATCACATGGATTACCAGAGGAGATGGTCTCCGATAACGGTCCACCGTTCATTTCTAGTGAGCTGGACATGTTTATGAAAAGTAATGGAATACGGCATACACGGGTCCCTCGCTATCATCCCGCTTCTAACGGGGAGGCGGAGAGATATGTTCAAACTCTCAAGCAGGCGTTACTTACCAGCAAGTTTGATCAGGGGAAACCGCTACAGCAACGGCTGTCaagttttctgttttcgtACAGGAACACGCCCCATACGGTTACTGGGCAGACACCTGCTGAGTTGTTCTTGAAGCGTAAGCCTCGCACACGTTTGGCATTGCTTCAGCCCAATCTGGCCCAGCATGTTGAGGAGCGTCAGATGAAGGAAAAGCAACAGCATGATGGTGGCCGAACAAAAACTCGTGAGTTTCTTCCAGGAGACATTGTTTTAGTTCGTAACTTCAGAGGAAAACACAAGTGGGATAAAGGAACAGTGATCTTGAGAATCGGTCCCCTAGCATACCAGATACGTATTGGAGGACGAATGTGTCATGTACATGTTGATCACCTTCTAGCAGCTGGTGATGCGGAGCACACATCCCCACCAACTACAGCTACAGCTATGACTGGGAGTGGCTTTGTTTTGCCCTCTACTCCAGTAGTGTCCTCTAAACCCATTCTTCCTGAGCCTGAGGTTACCCCTCTACCTGAAGTCTCACCTAAATCTTCAGAGACTGTTGTTCCTACATGTACAACTGAGTCACCACCTGACGTGGCATCTACACCTGTGAGGCGTTACCCAAGGCGTACCCCTAAACCTGTAGTACGTCTGGACTTGTAA
- the LOC5508420 gene encoding dolichol phosphate-mannose biosynthesis regulatory protein, translating into MATGLDRLAGLGMTLLGGLIFVYYTLWVIILPFVQTGHVLHKLFLPREFAVIIPVVAGIILLGLIGVFIAVVLLKSKTSKKTQ; encoded by the exons ATG GCTACAGGACTAGACAGACTGGCCGGCTTAGGCATGACTTTACTGGGAGGTCTGATATTCGTATATTACACGTTATGGGTTATTATTCTG CCTTTTGTACAGACAGGGCATGTCCTGCACAAATTGTTTCTTCCTCGAGAATTTGCTGTCATCATTCCTGTTGTTGCCGGCATCATTCTACTGGGTCTAATAG GTGTTTTTATTGCTGTTGTTCTACTGAAAAGCAAAACATCCAAGAAGACCCAGTGA